The following coding sequences lie in one Spinacia oleracea cultivar Varoflay chromosome 1, BTI_SOV_V1, whole genome shotgun sequence genomic window:
- the LOC110803470 gene encoding protein FLX-like 2 has product MGSKGRLPPHHMRHPLHGPGLVHPEPFGAGIRPPHGGFPHGDMLPPPEILEQKLASQHVEMERLATENQRLAATHGSSRQQLAAAQQELQMLETQIRASKSEREQQTRGLMDRISKMETELKAVDRLKLDLKQARTEAQTLVEVRQELITKAQQLNSELQRAHVDVQQIPAMMSELNHLRQEFHQYRTTYEHEKKVYRDHIESLQAMDKEYKSMADEVAKLRTELNNTSNVDKRSVYGSAAGYGDIDASAHNPSAQSSYEDGYGMQQVHHQFPASGAATTASTPAATGGGVVASSGGTPTYAPPQSGTASGRVGYGNPGYEAQRGLTYDPQGSQVYNNAQRASGYDGYNRGVNYDMQRPPYDPQRAAYEMPWANNYDAHSRGAAAAPPPPPSQGQAPVNNMAYGSAAPPPAARTTAGNEMQTRGGNTARR; this is encoded by the exons ATGGGGAGCAAAGGTCGATTACCACCTCATCATATGAGGCACCCTCTTCATGGGCCTGGTTTAGTGCATCCAGAGCCATTTGGAGCCGGGATACGTCCCCCGCATGGTGGTTTTCCTCATGGTGACATGTTGCCTCCGCCGGAGATTTTGGAGCAAAAACTTGCTTCTCAACATGTGGAGATGGAGAGGTTGGCAACGGAGAACCAAAGGCTAGCTGCCACCCATGGGTCATCGAGACAACAGCTTGCTGCTGCACAGCAGGAACTTCAGATGTTGGAAACTCAGATTCGAGCTTCAAAGTCAGAGAGGGAGCAACAAACGAGGGGTCTTATGGATAGAATTTCGAAGATGGAAACCGAATTGAAGGCAGTGGATCGCCTTAAACTGGATTTGAAGCAGGCTAGGACAGAGGCACAAACCTTGGTTGAAGTGAGGCAAGAGCTTATTACTAAAGCGCAGCAACTAAACAGTGAGCTTCAAAGGGCCCATGTAGATGTGCAGCAAATACCTGCTATGATGTCTGAACTTAATCACCTCAGACAAGAGTTTCATCAGTACAG GACAACATATGAACATGAAAAAAAGGTTTACCGTGACCATATTGAATCGCTTCAAGCTATGGATAAGGAGTATAAGAGCATGGCTGATGAGGTGGCAAAGCTTCGTACTGAGTTGAATAATACATCAAATGTTGATAAAAGATCTG TTTATGGTAGTGCTGCTGGATATGGGGACATTGATGCCTCTGCTCACAATCCTTCGGCGCAGAGTTCCTATGAAGATGGTTATGGGATGCAGCAG GTCCATCACCAGTTTCCAGCTAGCGGTGCTGCCACTACTGCATCTACACCTGCTGCTACAGGTGGTGGTGTGGTAGCCAGCAGCGGTGGTACGCCAACTTATGCTCCACCTCAATCTGGGACAGCCTCTGGAAGAGTAGGGTATGGGAATCCTGGTTATGAAGCACAAAGGGGTCTGACCTATGACCCGCAGGGTAGTCAAGTCTACAACAACGCTCAGAGAGCATCAGGTTATGATGGATATAATAGAGGAGTTAATTATGACATGCAAAGACCTCCTTATGATCCGCAAAGAGCAGCTTATGAAATGCCGTGGGCAAATAACTATGACGCACATTCTAGGGGAGCAGCTGccgctcctcctcctcctccctcTCAGGGTCAAGCACCCGTAAACAATATGGCTTATGGATCTGCTGCTCCACCACCTGCTGCTCGAACCACAGCAGGAAACGAAATGCAGACTCGAGGTGGAAACACTGCTCGTAGGTAA
- the LOC110803482 gene encoding uncharacterized protein yields MVEGMDATVVTVSGYCGSERMMLIKLISVAGANYVGKLSRSTTHLICWKFKGKKHEYAKKFGTLIINHQWLEDCMKEGKRIPESPYTLRSGQEVGFNIHSLPAVTKTAGLLSENKLLLNSPSIHDRLNDVIDLESDEIENDDWDHNLLLDENLFPVPGSRISARQLSKRKLVKETFREGRRVKADTKRAILEPEIPTVDGLQCEASDNSIECSIKQRRSDNDLSILPDFAESSRRSRRLVKKNAKRYDTEIASTDAEQQSRTLLGVNELPVASSLSNDLSREIEASIRRRLETMPAVKGKNRDEVNNMNDTGPLLDTSLHSHDASNAKGINIEENIPRVQNLNRDKLGRDQSTIGASAELSCVICWTEYSSLRGVLSCGHRFCFSCIQNWADHMSLNRKEATCPLCKASFTNITRVNAGASVDQKIYSQTIPCASSSQDIFFVSEGVASHSGAQVILPSVCCRCQQRDPEDLLMYCQMCQSSCIHHYCLDPPLFPWTCIGCRDRRLPFFS; encoded by the exons ATGGTGGAAGGAATGGATGCCACTGTTGTAACAGTCAGTGGATACTGTGGGAGTGAGCGGATGATGCTGATAAAGTTGATATCTGTCGCCGGTGCGAATTATGTTGGAAAATTGTCAAGATCTACAACGCATTTG ATCTGTTGGAAATTTAAAGGGAAAAAACATGAATATGCCAAAAAGTTTGGAACTCTAATTATCAATCATCAGTGGCTTGAAGACTGCATGAAGGAAGGGAAGCGTATTCCAGAGTCTCCCTACACACTACGAAG tGGGCAAGAAGTAGGTTTCAATATCCACAGCCTTCCAGCTGTCACGAAAACTGCAGGCTTGCTGTCTGAGAATAAGCTGCTTTTGAACAGCCCTAGCATACATGATCGTCTCAATGATGTAATAGATCTGGAGTCTGATGaaattgaaaatgatgattggGACCACAATTTGTTGCTAGACGAG AATTTGTTTCCCGTACCAGGAAGCAGAATATCTGCTCGGCAACTATCTAAGAGGAAATTGGTCAAGGAAACTTTTAGAGAAGGCAGACGAGTAAAGGCGGATACCAAGAGGGCTATTCTTGAGCCCGAGATTCCTACAGTTGATGGACTTCAG TGTGAAGCATCAGATAACTCAATTGAATGCTCAATCAAGCAGAGAAGAAGTGATAATGACTTAAGTATCTTGCCAGATTTTGCTGAATCTTCTCGTAGAAGTCGTCGACTTGTGAAAAAGAATGCTAAAAGATATGATACTGAGATAGCTAGTACTGATGCTGAACAACAAAGCAGAACACTTTTAGGTGTCAATGAGCTCCCTGTTGCTTCAAGCCTATCCAATGACTTGAGCAGGGAAATTGAAGCAAGCATTCGCAGAAGGCTTGAGACTATGCCTGCTGTAAAAGGCAAAAACAGAGATGAAGTCAACAATATGAATGATACAGGTCCCCTTTTAGACACAAGCTTACACAGTCATGATGCATCAAATGCTAAGGGGATAAACATAGAAGAGAACATTCCTCGTGTTCAAAATTTAAATAGGGATAAGCTCGGAAGAGATCAGTCAACAATTGGCGCATCAGCAGAGCTATCATGTGTTATATGCTGGACAGAGTATAGTTCATTAAGAGGAGTTTTGTCATGTGGACATCGCTTCTGTTTCTCATGCATCCAGAATTGGGCTGATCACATG TCTTTAAACAGGAAGGAAGCCACATGCCCTCTATGCAAGGCCAGTTTTACCAACATTACAAGAGTAAATGCTGGAGCCTCTGTGGATCAGAAAATTTACTCGCAGACCATACCATGTGCGTCATCATCACAAGACATATTCTTTGTTTCTGAGGGTGTGGCATCTCATTCTGGCGCCCAG GTCATACTCCCCTCAGTTTGTTGTCGTTGCCAGCAGCGAGATCCTGAAGATCTTCTTATGTACTGTCAGATGTGCCAGAGTAGCTGCATACATCATTACTGCCTTGACCCTCCATTGTTTCCTTGGACTTGCATTGGCTGCAGAGATCGTCGATTGCCATTCTTCAGCTGA